A single region of the Mycoplasma mycoides subsp. mycoides SC str. PG1 genome encodes:
- the rpe gene encoding ribulose-phosphate 3-epimerase produces MKKYIIAPSVLSANFMDLKNELELCKKNNINWIHYDVMDFDFVPNLTFGSKILHDIKKNIDINVDVHFMVSVKTKQFEDFFSDYIKAKPEMMTMHIESLKDNNTIIKFIDLCKKNNILASLAISPKTDVSLVYPYLDKLDNVLVMSVEPGFGGQKFISSSLEKIQILDQLRKEKKYKYIIEVDGGINEQTSVLVKQAGVDMIVAGSYLFGSGDFTKRAKGLFDEL; encoded by the coding sequence ATGAAAAAGTATATTATTGCTCCATCAGTATTATCAGCTAATTTTATGGATCTAAAAAATGAATTAGAATTGTGCAAAAAAAATAATATAAATTGAATTCATTATGATGTTATGGATTTTGATTTTGTTCCAAACTTGACTTTTGGATCTAAAATTCTACATGATATTAAAAAAAATATTGATATTAATGTTGATGTACATTTTATGGTTAGTGTTAAAACAAAACAATTTGAAGACTTTTTTTCAGATTATATAAAAGCAAAACCTGAAATGATGACAATGCATATTGAATCATTAAAAGACAATAATACAATCATTAAATTTATTGATTTATGTAAAAAAAATAATATTTTAGCCTCTTTAGCTATTTCACCAAAAACTGATGTTAGTTTAGTTTATCCTTATTTAGATAAATTGGATAATGTGTTAGTTATGAGTGTTGAACCAGGATTTGGTGGACAAAAATTCATTTCATCTAGTTTAGAAAAAATTCAAATTTTAGACCAATTAAGAAAAGAAAAAAAATATAAATACATCATTGAAGTTGATGGTGGAATTAATGAACAAACTTCAGTTTTAGTAAAACAAGCTGGAGTTGATATGATAGTAGCTGGTAGTTATTTATTTGGTAGTGGTGATTTTACAAAAAGAGCAAAAGGATTATTTGATGAACTATAA
- the tsaE gene encoding tRNA (adenosine(37)-N6)-threonylcarbamoyltransferase complex ATPase subunit type 1 TsaE — translation MKVKVNNLEQTYKIAKKIKKIIQNQKIPFYILLKGDLGAGKTTFTKALLEQFNIKDNIISPSFVIMNQYFIDDLKINHMDAYRLNNDSEIEMYLDEFLDGLNIIEWYENLDLDLNAINKLIIEIKIIDENQRLFFIGE, via the coding sequence ATGAAAGTTAAAGTCAATAATTTAGAACAAACTTATAAAATAGCAAAAAAAATAAAAAAAATCATTCAAAATCAAAAAATCCCTTTTTATATTTTATTAAAAGGAGATTTAGGAGCTGGTAAAACTACTTTTACAAAAGCTTTATTAGAACAATTTAATATAAAAGATAATATTATTTCACCAAGTTTTGTAATAATGAATCAATATTTTATAGATGATTTAAAAATCAATCATATGGATGCTTATAGATTAAATAATGATAGTGAAATAGAAATGTATTTAGATGAATTTTTAGATGGATTAAATATTATTGAATGATATGAAAATTTAGATTTAGATTTAAATGCTATAAATAAGTTAATTATTGAAATTAAAATTATAGATGAAAACCAACGTTTATTTTTTATAGGAGAATAG
- a CDS encoding thiamine diphosphokinase → MNYKTILIVTAKTNLNLEIFNNDSTYVIGVERGCLDLISRNMKIDYAIGDFDKVTDKELELIKSKIKNVEIWSPEKDYFDGELAILKGLKASKDAKIIFIANATKRYDKNYSIFHFIFKYDLTFINDDSILFRFDKGTNILKFEDYQDYTYVSFIAKDNTKITIKNLKYECENLSLSAYSNSCLSNAFLPYKDGIIWSNNPIICILTK, encoded by the coding sequence ATGAACTATAAAACTATTTTAATTGTTACAGCAAAAACTAATTTAAACCTTGAAATTTTTAACAACGATTCAACTTATGTTATTGGAGTTGAAAGAGGTTGTTTAGATTTAATTAGTAGAAATATGAAAATAGATTATGCTATTGGAGATTTTGACAAAGTAACTGATAAAGAATTAGAACTAATTAAATCAAAAATAAAAAACGTTGAAATTTGAAGTCCTGAAAAAGATTATTTTGATGGTGAATTAGCGATTTTAAAAGGCTTAAAAGCTAGTAAGGATGCCAAAATTATTTTTATAGCTAATGCTACAAAAAGATATGATAAAAATTACTCTATCTTTCATTTTATTTTTAAATACGATCTTACTTTTATTAATGATGATTCAATTTTATTTAGATTTGATAAAGGAACAAATATTTTAAAATTTGAAGATTATCAAGATTATACTTATGTTAGCTTTATTGCAAAAGATAATACAAAAATTACAATTAAAAATCTAAAATATGAATGTGAAAATTTAAGTTTATCTGCTTATAGTAATTCTTGTTTATCTAATGCTTTTTTACCTTATAAAGATGGAATTATTTGATCTAATAATCCAATAATCTGCATATTAACAAAATAA
- the rsgA gene encoding ribosome small subunit-dependent GTPase A, which translates to MQGILIKKDSNESYVFYKNNIYKVYAKGNLKKELKPKVGDIVEFSILEDGNGYIKEVKPRKNSLDRPKIANVDQVLIVTALYEPLFSSFLLNKYIMMLETLKIKPILIFTKVDLLKQTQYYQEVMHKINWYKKMHYQVLIINNKDDLENKKEIILKLKELLKNKISVFTGQTGAGKSTTLNNFLDINSQIKTNEISKKLNRGKHTTTSIQLYNLENDIFIADTPGFSAFDLNNIDIEHILYSWETFIPFLNKCKFVDCTHTHETKCEVKKAVAEHLLPTFIYNDYVKVYEELKQNRKNKY; encoded by the coding sequence ATGCAAGGGATTTTAATAAAAAAAGATAGTAATGAAAGTTATGTCTTTTATAAAAACAATATATATAAAGTATATGCAAAAGGTAATTTAAAAAAAGAACTAAAACCTAAAGTTGGAGATATTGTTGAATTTAGTATTTTAGAAGATGGAAATGGCTATATTAAAGAAGTTAAACCAAGAAAAAATAGTCTAGATAGACCAAAAATTGCAAATGTTGACCAAGTTTTAATAGTTACTGCATTATATGAGCCTTTATTTTCATCATTTTTATTAAATAAATATATTATGATGTTAGAAACACTAAAAATTAAGCCTATTTTAATTTTTACTAAAGTTGATTTATTAAAACAAACACAATATTATCAAGAAGTTATGCATAAAATTAATTGATATAAAAAAATGCATTATCAAGTTTTAATCATTAACAATAAAGATGATTTAGAAAATAAAAAAGAAATTATTTTAAAACTAAAAGAACTTTTAAAAAATAAAATTAGTGTTTTTACAGGACAAACTGGAGCTGGAAAATCAACTACTTTAAATAACTTTTTAGATATTAATAGCCAAATTAAAACTAATGAAATTTCAAAAAAACTAAATAGAGGAAAACATACTACAACTAGTATTCAACTTTATAATTTAGAAAATGATATTTTTATAGCAGATACTCCAGGATTTTCAGCATTTGATTTAAATAATATTGATATTGAACATATTTTATATTCTTGAGAAACATTTATTCCTTTTTTAAACAAATGTAAATTTGTTGATTGTACACATACTCATGAAACTAAATGTGAAGTAAAAAAAGCCGTAGCTGAGCATTTACTACCAACATTCATTTATAATGATTATGTAAAAGTATATGAAGAATTAAAGCAAAATAGAAAGAATAAATATTAA
- the tsaB gene encoding tRNA (adenosine(37)-N6)-threonylcarbamoyltransferase complex dimerization subunit type 1 TsaB — MNLFIDTTNWKLIYLLEKDNQIIDSLIILNNKKLSDIAILKLEEFLKNNNLTLNDLKAFYLTIGPGSYTGVRVGLTIVKTLKVLNNNFDVFIINSLLYQAGSNKIISCIDARSNKYYVSVYNNAKQLLDISLIDQDQINNLINQYQDYKLVNDYQFDYLKHYLDLKKHFIKIDDDNKLNPLYIKSFI, encoded by the coding sequence ATGAACTTATTTATAGATACTACTAATTGAAAATTGATTTATCTATTAGAAAAAGATAATCAAATTATTGATTCTTTAATTATTTTAAATAATAAAAAACTTTCAGATATTGCTATTTTAAAATTAGAAGAGTTTTTAAAAAATAATAATTTAACTTTAAATGATCTTAAAGCTTTTTATTTAACAATTGGTCCTGGTAGTTATACTGGTGTTAGAGTTGGATTAACAATAGTTAAAACTTTAAAAGTATTAAATAATAATTTTGATGTATTTATTATAAATTCATTATTATATCAAGCAGGATCAAATAAAATAATTTCATGTATTGATGCAAGAAGTAATAAGTATTATGTTAGTGTTTATAATAATGCTAAACAATTATTAGATATTAGTTTAATTGATCAAGATCAAATCAATAATTTAATTAATCAATATCAAGATTATAAATTAGTAAATGATTATCAATTTGATTATTTAAAACATTATTTAGATTTAAAAAAACATTTTATTAAAATTGATGATGATAACAAATTAAACCCTTTATATATAAAAAGCTTTATTTAA
- a CDS encoding valine--tRNA ligase: MKKQLNPKYDHLQVEKDKYQYWLDKNLFKADINSNKPKFSIILPPPNVTGKLHIGHAWDTSLQDAIIRFKKLTGYDTLFLPGMDHSGISTQVKVEAKLKQQGIDKNKLGREKFLLEAWKWKEEYANIIRKQWAKLGLSLDYSTEKFTLDEDINQIVKEIFVKFYNDQIIYKDKQIVNWDPEQKTAISNVEVIYKETQSKMYYFKYILEDSNEYLTVATTRPETMFADQCLVVNPNDSRYQKYINKKVINPVNKQVIPIISDEYVDIEFGTGVMKCTPAHDLNDYHLGIKHNLKMPICLNIDGSVNQLGGKYQGLDRFVARKKIIKNAIKEDLFVKEEDIINQVGFSERSNAIVEPYLSDQWFVKMDKFKNMVIDLQNSDNKINFYPNRFSDVLNRWMTDAHDWCISRQLWWGHQIPCWYHKKTNEMYVGINPPSDIENWTQDQDVLDTWFSSGLWAFSTLLNNKGLESEYFKNYFPTSVLVTGYDIIFFWVARMIFQTLEYTKQIPFKDVLIHGLVRDESNRKMSKSLGNGIDPMDVINNNGCDSLRLFLLTNSTPGQDIRYSNEKILASWNFINKLWNASRYVFLNLDEDFKFDPNFYKTDLEITNQWILTQLSKTQTYVYEKMNKYEFSLAGNHLWDFVWNKYCSWYIEFSKVNLNNDKFTHQTKQTLFYVLKEILIMLHPLIPFVSEEIYLNMMLKESILLEQWTNLNSNYDTSFIDDVIKMITSIREFRNTKNIKNDVCLSVNISNTNQNHTKLFKKHFDQIYNFLFNFCNTKLVDEAIKNKTSLSIDEYFIEIANDSFINKNELIKELEQKQNYLNNEITRSQKILNNQEFIKKAKPEKIQSEKIKYQNYLDQLQAIKDKLKELTND; encoded by the coding sequence ATGAAAAAACAATTAAATCCTAAATATGATCATCTTCAAGTTGAAAAAGACAAATATCAATATTGATTAGATAAGAATTTATTTAAAGCTGATATTAATTCTAATAAACCTAAATTTTCTATTATTTTACCTCCGCCAAATGTTACTGGTAAATTACATATAGGACATGCATGAGATACTAGTTTACAAGATGCTATTATTAGATTTAAAAAATTAACTGGATATGATACTTTGTTTTTACCTGGTATGGATCATTCTGGAATTAGTACCCAAGTAAAAGTTGAAGCTAAATTAAAACAACAAGGTATAGATAAAAATAAACTAGGTAGAGAAAAGTTTTTATTAGAAGCTTGAAAATGAAAAGAAGAATATGCAAACATTATTAGAAAACAATGAGCTAAATTAGGTTTAAGTTTAGATTATTCAACTGAAAAATTTACTCTAGATGAAGATATTAATCAAATTGTTAAAGAAATATTTGTAAAGTTTTATAATGATCAAATAATTTATAAAGACAAACAAATTGTTAATTGAGATCCAGAGCAAAAAACTGCTATTTCTAATGTTGAAGTAATTTATAAAGAAACTCAAAGTAAAATGTATTATTTTAAATACATATTAGAAGATTCTAATGAGTATTTAACAGTTGCTACAACTCGTCCTGAAACTATGTTTGCTGATCAATGTTTAGTTGTTAATCCAAATGATTCTAGATATCAAAAATATATTAATAAAAAAGTAATTAATCCAGTTAATAAACAAGTTATTCCAATTATTAGTGATGAATATGTTGATATTGAGTTTGGAACTGGAGTTATGAAATGTACTCCTGCTCATGATTTAAATGATTATCATTTAGGAATTAAACATAATTTAAAAATGCCAATTTGTTTAAATATTGATGGTTCAGTTAATCAATTAGGTGGAAAATATCAAGGTTTAGATAGATTTGTTGCTAGAAAAAAAATCATTAAAAATGCAATTAAAGAAGATTTGTTTGTAAAAGAAGAAGATATTATTAATCAAGTTGGATTTAGTGAAAGATCAAATGCTATTGTTGAACCATATTTATCTGATCAGTGATTTGTTAAAATGGATAAATTTAAAAATATGGTAATTGATTTACAAAATTCAGATAATAAAATTAATTTTTATCCAAATAGATTTAGTGATGTTTTAAATAGATGAATGACTGATGCTCATGATTGATGTATTAGTAGACAATTATGATGAGGACATCAAATTCCTTGTTGATATCACAAAAAAACTAATGAAATGTATGTTGGAATTAATCCTCCAAGTGATATAGAAAATTGAACTCAAGATCAAGATGTTTTAGATACTTGATTTTCATCAGGACTATGAGCTTTTTCAACACTTTTAAATAATAAAGGCTTAGAAAGTGAATATTTTAAAAATTATTTTCCAACCAGTGTTTTAGTTACTGGTTATGATATTATTTTCTTTTGAGTAGCTAGAATGATTTTTCAAACTTTAGAATATACAAAACAAATTCCATTTAAAGATGTTTTAATTCATGGTCTTGTAAGAGACGAATCAAATAGAAAAATGTCTAAATCTTTAGGTAATGGAATAGATCCTATGGATGTTATTAATAATAATGGTTGTGATTCATTAAGATTATTTTTATTAACTAATTCAACTCCAGGTCAAGACATTAGATATTCAAATGAAAAAATTTTAGCTAGTTGAAACTTTATAAATAAATTATGAAATGCAAGTAGGTATGTGTTTTTAAATTTAGATGAAGATTTTAAATTTGATCCTAACTTTTATAAAACTGATTTAGAAATAACTAATCAATGAATTTTAACTCAATTAAGTAAAACACAAACTTATGTTTATGAAAAAATGAACAAATATGAGTTTAGTTTAGCTGGAAATCATCTTTGAGATTTTGTATGAAATAAATATTGTTCTTGATATATTGAATTTAGTAAAGTTAATTTAAATAATGATAAATTTACTCATCAAACTAAACAAACTTTATTTTATGTATTAAAAGAAATTTTAATTATGCTTCACCCTTTAATACCATTTGTAAGTGAAGAAATTTATTTAAATATGATGTTAAAAGAATCTATTCTTTTAGAACAATGAACTAATTTAAATTCTAATTATGATACAAGTTTTATTGATGATGTTATTAAAATGATTACAAGTATTAGAGAATTTAGAAATACTAAAAATATTAAAAATGACGTTTGTTTATCAGTAAATATTTCAAATACTAATCAGAATCATACAAAATTATTTAAAAAACATTTTGATCAAATTTATAATTTTTTATTTAATTTTTGTAATACTAAATTAGTTGATGAAGCTATTAAAAATAAGACTAGTTTATCAATTGATGAATATTTTATTGAAATTGCAAATGATTCATTTATTAATAAAAATGAACTAATAAAAGAATTAGAACAAAAACAAAATTATCTAAATAATGAAATAACTAGAAGTCAAAAAATCTTAAATAATCAAGAATTTATAAAAAAAGCAAAACCTGAAAAAATTCAATCAGAAAAAATAAAATATCAAAATTATTTAGATCAACTACAAGCAATTAAAGACAAATTAAAAGAATTAACAAATGATTAA
- a CDS encoding serine/threonine-protein kinase has translation MPKTKKDLRINKEELLNQVVNNRYKLIKYLNSGASAVVFKALDLDASVLEKKDVFIAVKIILKAKNKNIETIKKRLFLETNIFAKLSFSKNIVKMKDVFSWQNYYVIVMELIEGVDLNKKFNAYNNVLSNKEFIYYFLEITKGLKEIHDNNIIHKDVKPANILITNDSKVRISDFGISIIKSIILDDHHNHISPGTPRYTAPEQFINFESRKDALYFESDIYSTGVIMYEFLTGSMLYLNYGSNHTSSKEKELTNFQQHILKDITRPREINPNISQALENIIMKCLAKDYKNRYHTFDQIIKDLEQAKQQPDVNIDFPNMWWEDENYLNIKNNNTLKYKYFFKNTNFKYFLFWISIVISLFIIFLIVLILK, from the coding sequence ATGCCAAAGACTAAAAAAGATTTAAGAATAAATAAAGAAGAATTATTAAATCAAGTTGTTAATAATAGATACAAATTAATTAAATATTTAAATTCTGGAGCTTCTGCAGTTGTTTTTAAAGCACTTGATTTAGACGCTTCTGTTTTAGAAAAAAAAGATGTTTTTATTGCTGTAAAAATTATTTTAAAAGCTAAAAATAAAAATATTGAAACAATTAAAAAACGTCTATTCTTAGAAACTAATATTTTTGCAAAATTATCATTTTCAAAAAACATTGTAAAAATGAAAGATGTTTTTAGTTGACAAAATTATTATGTAATTGTTATGGAGCTTATTGAGGGTGTTGATTTAAATAAAAAGTTCAATGCATATAATAACGTCTTATCTAATAAAGAATTTATTTATTATTTTTTAGAAATTACTAAAGGTTTAAAAGAAATTCATGATAATAACATTATTCATAAAGATGTTAAACCAGCAAATATTTTAATTACAAATGATTCAAAAGTAAGAATTTCTGATTTTGGTATTTCTATAATTAAAAGTATTATTTTAGATGATCATCACAATCATATTTCACCAGGAACACCAAGATACACAGCTCCAGAGCAATTTATAAATTTTGAATCAAGAAAAGATGCTTTGTATTTTGAATCAGATATTTATTCAACTGGTGTGATAATGTATGAGTTTTTAACAGGTAGTATGTTGTATTTAAACTATGGATCTAATCACACTAGTTCAAAAGAAAAAGAACTTACTAATTTTCAACAACATATTTTAAAAGATATTACTAGACCAAGAGAAATTAATCCAAATATTTCTCAAGCACTAGAAAACATTATAATGAAATGTCTAGCAAAAGATTATAAAAATAGGTATCACACATTTGATCAAATCATTAAAGATTTAGAACAAGCAAAACAACAACCAGATGTTAATATTGATTTTCCAAATATGTGATGAGAAGATGAAAATTATTTAAATATTAAAAATAACAATACTTTAAAATATAAATATTTTTTTAAAAACACCAACTTTAAATACTTTTTATTTTGAATTTCAATAGTTATTAGTTTATTTATTATTTTTTTAATAGTATTAATTTTGAAATAA